The Salmo salar chromosome ssa06, Ssal_v3.1, whole genome shotgun sequence genome window below encodes:
- the LOC106606731 gene encoding uncharacterized protein C16orf52 homolog B translates to MDKLTIISGCLFLAADIFAIASIANPDWINTGESAGALTVGLVRQCQTIHGRDRTCIPPRLPPEWVTTLFFIILGIISLTVTCGLLVASHWRREATKYARWIAFTGMILFCMAALIFPIGFYINEVGGQPYKLPNNTVVGSSYVLFVLSIFFTIVGLLFAGKVCLPG, encoded by the exons ATGGATAAATTAACAATTATATCAGGATGTCTGTTTCTGGCAGCGGATATCTTTGCGATCGCAAGCATTGCAAACCCCGACTGGATCAACACAGGCGAATCTGCAG gtgccCTGACGGTAGGCCTGGTGCGGCAGTGCCAGACCATCCACGGTCGAGACCGCACCTGTATCCCCCCGCGGCTTCCCCCCGAGTGGGTCACCACGCTCTTCTTCATCATCCTGGGTATCATCTCCCTCACGGTGACCTGTGGCCTGCTGGTGGCATCCCACTGGCGCCGCGAGGCCACCAAATACGCCCGCTGGATTGCCTTCACCGGGA tgaTCCTGTTCTGTATGGCGGCGCTCATCTTCCCCATCGGTTTCTACATCAACGAGGTGGGTGGCCAGCCATACAAGCTGCCCAACAACACGGTGGTGGGCTCCTCCTACGTCCTCTTTGTCCTCTCCATCTTCTTCACCATAGTGGGACTGCTGTTCGCAGGCAAGGTGTGCCTGCCCGGCTGA